TCGGTATTGCCTAATTACAACGTCATGGGTATGGCAAAAGCCAGTCTTGAAGCCAGCGTGCGTTATTTAGCAACGTCAATGGGTGGTGAAGGCATTCGTGTGAATGCGATTTCAGCGGGTCCTATTCGTACCCTTGCCGCCAGTGGTATTAAATCATTCCGTAAAATGCTAGATATCAGTGAAAAAATTGCCCCATTGCAGCGTAACGTCAGTCAAATGGAAGTCGGTAATGCCGCGCTATTCTTACTGTCGCCATGGGCATCTGGTATCACTGGCGAGATTATGTTTGTTGATGCTGGTTTCAATACCGTTGCGATTAGCGAGCAGTTAATGATGCTTGATATTGATGAACCAAAAAAATAAATTAAAAAAAGTATCCAGCAACAAATATCAGAAAGGCAGCCAATAGGCTGTCTTTTTTTGGTTATAGCCTTTTTCAGCTATACTATATCATTTTTTTAGCGATAAGCTTTTAGGCGGCAAATATGATAACCAGATTACCAAAATGGATATTGTGGGGCGGAGCAGTGTTGGCGTTTAGTGCCGGCTGTGTCAATACTGCTGCGCTGATGGGTTTTACCAATCTGTCGGTATCGCATGTCACGGGTAATGTCAGTTTATTTGCCGCTGCTGTGGCGCATTTTGATGGACGCAGTATTTTATATATTGGCGCCTCATTGTTATCATTTTTAGTAGGTGCAATTTTAAGTGGTTTTGTCATTGGGCAAAAATCTCTCACGCTGGGTAAACGCTATGGTCGTGCCCTATATGTTGAGGCAGCACTGCTGCTAATTAGCTATTTTTTATATCAAGAGCACGATTATCTTGGACAATTAGCCGCTGCGATGGCTTGTGGACTACAAAACGCGATGGTGGCTACTTATAGTGGGGCGGTCATTCGGACGACCCATTTGACTGGGCTGACTTCAGATATGGGCGCGGCGATTGGTAATTGGCTGGCAGGACGACCGATTAGTAAGCCAACGCTTGGCTTTCAAGCCATCATTTGGTATTGCTTTTTCGGTGGTGGGGCAGTAGGTGCGTTTTTGTACGCTAGAGTTGGCTATGGCGCGTTATTTGTACCCATTACTATTGTGTTGTTGGCGGCATTTTTCTATAACTATGCTTCAGACCAGTTACCAGAAAAACGGCAACCTAGAAAAAAAAGGCGCTCATCACCTTGATAAGCGCTTTTTAATTTTAGGTATTTTTCTAGTGAAGTCATTTTAGCTTTCGATAGTTAAACCGCTATAAATATATATTGTGAAAAATAGCCGTTTATTCATCATCCTCTTCTTCATGATCTTCATGCTCATGTAAGCCTTGCATCATATCGAGCGCGCATTCATCAGTACGCTGCTGATCTTCTTCAGACAGACCATCTTGATTGATGTCTCTTCGAGCCATTTTAGTCGTCTCATCAGTTTTATTATAGCTTGGCATAAGGAACTCCCGTTTATAATTAACCTGTTTAATACACAATAACTTTAGTATGAGATAACGATTACCTCTTGTATAGAGGTAGGTTAAGCGCATTTGGTATCGATATGTAACTTAATTACGGACTATTTACCTTTGTTTTCATCTAAAACGATTTAATCTATATCATAAAAATGAGTAAAAATTGCCGTCTTATATTAAAATACCTCTTTATTTTGTATTTTTTAACACTATTCTTGGGTGCAATTAGGACTCTTTATGTCAGAGCAAAAATTAGACAGTCATCTTCCTGATGATGGCAATGAGTATTTATTTACGGACACTTTTCCAAAAGGTACGGGCAAGGGCTTAATAGTAGTAGTGATCGCTGCTATTATCAGTGTGGTTATTTATAATACGTTATCGTTTGATATCAATGCCAATAAAGGGCTTGCCATGCTGTTTTTTATTGGCGTGCTGTGGCTAACTGAAGCCGTGCATGTGACCATTACCGCGCTATTAGTCGTGGTAGTTGGTACACTGATTGGTATACCAGAGTTCGATGCCGAAATTGGTTTACAAAGTTTTGCTAATCCAACCATCTATCTTTTCTTCGGTGGTTTTGCTTTGGCAGCTGCCTTACATGTACAAAAGTTGGATAGAAAAATCGCGCTAAAAATATTGTCAATGTCTGGAGGTAAGCTAAGTACAGCCGTATTTTTAATATTTGGGGTAACGGCATTTTTATCGATGTGGATATCGAATACGGCAACGGCAGCCATGATGTTGCCTCTAGCACTCGGTATTTTGACGCATGTCGATAGCGAAAAAGACCGAGGTACTTTTGTATTTGTGCTATTGGGTATCGCTTATTCTGCCAGTCTTGGCGGTTTGGGTACGATAGTGGGGTCACCACCGAATGCGATTGCCGCTAAAGCACTGAATATTGCTTTTGTTGATTGGATGAAGTTTGGTGTACCGATGATGTTGGTACTATTGCCAGCATTGTTGGGTGCGATGTATGTTTATCTAAAACCTAATCTAAATCGTACGGTTACACTTAATGAAGAAGCGCCTATTGAATGGACAAAGCCACGCGTTTTGACCATCATGGTCTTTATCATAACGGCGTTTAGCTGGATATTTTCTAAGCAAATTGGGGCTGCGCTAGATATTAAGGATACGGATGCTATCGTCGCTTTATCCGCTGCCGCTGCGGTAGTCAGTCTGGGTTTAGTATCATGGAAGCAAGTTTCCGATAATACAGATTGGGGCGTGCTCATGCTGTTTGGGGGTGGGATTGCACTCTCAACGATTTTAAAAGTATCGGGAGCATCGTTAGTATTGGGTCAAACAGTTGCTAATGCTTTGGCTTCTGCACCGCTCATTATCGTGATGCTTGCTGTATCGGCATTTATTATTTTCTTGACAGAGTTTGCTTCGAATACAGCGTCCGCTGCGCTGTTAGTGCCCGTATTTGCAGCCATTGCTGAACAAATGGGTATACCAAATGAAGTGTTAGTATTGATTATTGGTATTGGTGCGTCATGTGCCTTTATGCTGCCAGTTGCGACACCGCCAAATGCGATTGTCTTTGGTACGGGTTTGATTAAGCAGTCAGAGATGATACGCGTCGGTGTCATTCTTAATATTATTGCGACGGTTATTGTGGGTCTTTGGGCATATTTTTTCTTGCTCTAGTATTACTTTCCTTATTGTTTTTATCAAAAAAAGGCCCCGATATTCTGTTGTTACGCAGATATCGGGGCTTTTTTTATTATGAATTAATGATATCTAATTCAGGTAAAGTACTGAGCAATTACTCAGGATAATTTAACCATATCCAACCGTTTTCTAACCACTCCATCACTTCATCAGGGTCAATCCCTTCCATGTCATCAAGTGTCAAGTGCTCACCATTCGCTAAGCGTGTCAAAAGTGCAGTCGCAGTGTCATCGAGACTATCGAGCAGTTGACCATTTGCGTATAACGTTAAGCCCTCAGGCGTTTGGTTATATAGTAAACGGTTGCTATAGTCGGCTTGTAGCGTAGCACCTTCAGCTAAAGCTTGGATGAGCTCGTCAGTATTTAGGGTTTCCTCAGGTAGAAGCACATCGTATTGGCGTTTGCTGACCACTTCGCAGACCGCTTGACGCATAATATCCGCGCCGCGTTCTGACTGTAGTAGTGCTAATAATTGCGCGGTGATAGCGTCAATACTGTCCGCTTGTAATTCGCCAGACGATTGTTGTCCTTGTGGCAGAATCATTGGGACAAATAAAGAGCTGTCGTTGGTTGCCACATCGGCAAGGCTATCAATGATTTGCATCAAATTTGGGCGACGGCAGCCAAATGAAAACGTCAAACAGTCGTCTTGCGCCACACCAAAATGAGACAGTTTAGGCGGTACGTACAGTACATCGCCCGCTTCTAAGATTTCATCAAAGATAATCTCACCCATGTCATCAAACAGTCGAATCGGCTCATCAGCGACAAATTCAGTGTGCTCATCACAGAATTTTCCCAGCTGCCAACGACGTTGACCAAACCCTTGCGCTAAGAAGACATCATAATCATCATAATGCTTACCAACCGAGCCACCTTTTGGCGCATAGGACACCATAATGTCATCACGCTGCCATTGCGGGATGAAGTCCAATGCTTGCCATAATTGACCCAGTTCGGGCGACCATTGCTCAAGGTTCTGTACCAATACCGACCATTGCTCAGGTAAGGTATCAAAATCTGCTTCAGTCAGTGGGCTTTTTTTAAGCTGCCATTGCGGCTGACCGTTTTGTTTACTTGCGGCTTGAGTCAGTAGCCTTGCGGTCGCATCTTCATCTATTGCTAAGCCTAAAATATCATCAGGCTCAAACATACCAATCAGTTGTGGTAAGCCTTGCTTAATCAGTAGTGGTTTTTTTTGCCAATACTCACTTAAAAATTGTTCTGGTGTTATAGAGTCTGGTAAACATAATTTTAAAGCAGTCATTAGTGACTCCATCTTATTGGTTAGTTTAATATATTAATTGGGTTCGGATAAAGGTTTGCTTTAGAAAAGAATTTTAATAGTTTATGATGTGCAGCTATTACATGATTTATTTTAAATTATATCGTCAACTATAGGACGTTCATGAAAAAATTATCCATTATTATTCTCCTTGCGAGCACTTTCTTATTACAAGCCTGCGTTCATAAACTCGTCACAGTACCGGTGAAAGTTGCCTATAAAACCACCAAAGGCGTGGTCAAAGGTACAGTCGCTGTGACTAAAGCCATCATCCCGGGTGGCGATGAAGACGAGGACGACGGTAAAAAGAATAAAAAGTAAGGATAAAAAACAAAACCTTACCCATCGACTATGTTTAAAAAAATTCATAGTATTCAGAGTAAGGTTATAGATTGCAAACAATGAGTACCTTTTAGGTACTCATTGCTTTTTTTATGGTTAAAATTGATTATTTATCAAGCTTCGCAATCCACTCTTTAATCGAACGCGATTGTTCAGCTGCATTACCGATATATGTCGCAGGCGTCATCTCACGTAGGCGCGCTTTATCTGCATCGCTAACCGCAGACAGCTCATCGCTCTCAACGAATGTCAGCATGGCTTCACGCGTCATGGCGTTGCCACGCGTGAGTGCTTTTAGTTTCTCATACGGGTTTTCAACACGGTAACGGCGCATGACGGTTTGAATCGGCTCTGCCAATACTTCTTGCGCATTATCTAAGTCATCATTTAAACGTTGTGCATTTAACTCAAGTTTACCCACGCCTTTTAGACACGCATCATAAGCAATCATACTTTGCGCTAAGCCAACACCGATATTACGTAATACGGTAGAGTCGGATAAATCGCGCTGCATACGTGAAATCGGTAGCTTTTCGCCTAAATGCGCCAACATCGCATTAGCAACGCCCAAGTTACCTTCTGAGTTTTCAAAATCAATCGGGTTCACTTTATGCGGCATGGTAGAAGAACCTACTTCACCATCTTTTAGGCGCTGCTTAAAGAAGCCTAAGCTAATATATTGCCAAATATCACGGTTAAAATCGATCAAAATCGTGTTAAAACGCTTTACGACATCGAATAATTCAGCGATATAATCATGTGGTTCAATTTGCGTGGTATAAGGATTAAATGTCAGTTCTAAACGCTCATTAATAAAGATTTCGGCATGACCTTGCCAATCAACGTCAGGGTATGAAGCGTAATGGGCGTTATAGTTACCGACGGCGCCATTCACTTTACCCAGTAGCTCAACTTGACCCATTTGCTTGATTTGACGCGCAAGACGATAAGCCACGTTTGCCATTTCTTTACCAAGCGTCGTTGGACTTGCGGTTTGACCATGTGTACGAGACAGCATGGGTTGGTCAGCATGAGTGATTGCTAAATTAACAATGCTATCCGTCACTTCTTGCATTTTAGCAACGACGATTTCGCGGCTGTCTTTGAGCATTAACGCGTATGATAAATTGTTAATATCTTCACTGGTACAAGCAAAATGAATGAATTCTAATGAATCTTCCAGTGCTGCTTGACCACGGAATTTATCTTTAATAAAGTATTCAACCGCTTTTACGTCGTGATTGGTGGTTGCTTCAATATCTTTAATCGCTTGCGCATCTGCTTCACTAAAATTATCAACGATAGCATTTAAAAAAGCATTGGTATCATTATCAAATGCGGCTAATTCACCAATCGCATTGTTTTCAGCCAATGATTGTAACCAGCGAATCTCAACGGTCACGCGGGCTTTGATCAGACCAAATTCAGACAAATAAGGACGCAGGCTGTCGGCTTTGGACGCATAGCGACCGTCGATTGGGGATAGGGCAGTAAGTAAGTTCATAGCAATACCTCAAGAGTTGTTAAAGATAGAAAGTTATCAGAAGTTAAACAACGGTTAAAAGTTAAAAGTTAAAAGAAATAGAACATAATATTAAAAGCCACAAGGCGCATCAATTGACGCAATCACGCCGCCGCCTAAGCAAATTTCGTCAATATAGAATACCGCTGATTGACCCGGAGTGACCGCGCGTTGTGGCTCATCGAAAACGACACGTACTTCGCTGCCATCTTCATTAGCAGCAAATACCGTACAGGCTTGATCCGGCTGACGATAGCGCGATTTTGCCATACAGCGCAAACCAGCAGGAGTAAAAATATCCGTAGGCGGTAAACCGTCGACCCAATCCAATTTATAAGCGTGCAGCTCATTACTGAGCATCATCGGATGTTCATGACCTTGACCGACGATTAGACGATTTTTATCCAAATCTTTGGCAAGTACAAACCATGGTTCTTCAGGGCGGTCTTTCACACCGCCAATACCGATACCGCCGCGCTGACCTAAAGTGTAATACATCAGCCCGTCATGCTTACCAATAGTGAAGCCATCGTCCGTGACGATATCGCCTTTTTGCGCCGGTAAGTACTGCTGTAAAAAGTCTTTAAAGCGGCGCTCGCCAATAAAACAAATACCGGTTGAGTCTTTTTTATTAGCAGTAATTAAATCATGTTCTTCCGCAATTTGACGAACTACTGGCTTTTCAAGTTCGCCCACTGGAAATAAAGTCTTAGCGATTTTATTACCACCAACCGCATGTAAGAAATAACTTTGGTCTTTATTGTTATCCAAACCACGTAGCAGTTGCGCCACTTCAACGCCATTGTTATTTGTATAATTCACACTGCGGCGCGTATAGTGGCCAGTAGCGATATAATCAGCGCCAAGCGTTAAGGCATAATCTAAAAAGGCTTTAAACTTAATTTCTTTATTGCATAAAATATCAGGATTGGGCGTGCGTCCGGCTTTATATTCGGCTAAAAAATGCTCAAAGACACGATCCCAGTATTCCATAGCAAAGTTAGCAGTATGCAATTTTATGCCAATTTTATCGCATACGGCTTGGGCGTCCGCTAAATCATCCATTGCAGTGCAGTATTCAGTGCCGTCATCTTCTTCCCAATTCTTCATAAACAGACCTTCGACAATAAAGCCTGCCTGCTGGAGCAACACAGCAGAGACAGAAGAGTCGACACCGCCTGACATCCCAACAATCACTCGCGTGGTCGTAGGATTTTTAATATCGGTAAGGCTCAATGCGCGATGGGCTCTAAAAGAGCTGGGGGCTTGGATGGCGGAGGTAACTGGCGTGGCTGATGTATCTGACATAGCTAACATAACAAAGCACTCAACTACTTATGGTAAAATAAGCGTCATATTATAACAGCTAATTGAAACGGGTGGCGAGCTGCCCAGCTATTCGGCTATAAAATTTCAAATAATAAGTATGAATACGATTTAGAATTGCCGTTTTATAACTCTTAACTTACCTTTAAGACACTTTGGGATAATCATGATAAAAATTGGTCAAGGTATTGACGTTCACGCTTTTCATAATACTGGCGAGCAGCAACAATACGTCGTGCTAGCAGGTGTGCCTATTGAACATACGCACAGTTTGCTTGCGCATTCTGATGGTGACGTGGTGTTGCATGCCCTTGCTGATGCGTTGCTTGGTGCACTTGCGCTCGGCGATATTGGGCAACATTTTCCTGATACCGATGCGGCGCACGCAGGTTTAGATTCACGAATATTATTACGTTATGTCTATGGCAAAGTTCAAGCGGCAGGTTATAGACTGGGCAATGCCGATATTACCATCATGTGTGAGCGTCCAAAAATTGCTCCTTATAATCAAGCCATGCGTGCCAATATCGCCAGCGATTTACAGACAGACGTGAGCAATATTAGCGTTAAGGCGACCACTACAGAAAAATTAGGATTTACGGGTCGGCAAGAGGGCATTATGGCAAATGCCGTGGTATTATTACTGGCAAATGCGTCAGGCGTTTAATTTTTATCGTATATTAGTGCATGCAATTGCTGCTGATAGCTATTGATAACGCTTGCAATATAGCAATGATTGCCCCATGTAGCAGCAACATGCCAAATTTAATATGAACAATCTTTTTTAAGATAAAATTTTAATAAATAGGAGTTTTTATGACTGAGCAAACCCAAACCCCAGCTAGCGATGTTGAACAATTGATTCGTGACCAAATTCGTGACAATAAAGTTATTTTATACATGAAAGGCACACCGCAATTCCCGCAGTGTGGTTTTTCTGCACGCTCTATTGAAGTATTAACTCAAATCGGTCGTCCGTTCGCGTTTGTAAACATCTTAGAAAATCCAGAAATCCGTGCGACGTTACCAAAAATCGCTAACTGGCCAACCTTTCCACAATTGTGGATTGATGGTGAATTGATGGGCGGTTCTGACATCATTTTGCAAATGTATCAATCAGGCGAGCTAAAGCCTTTGGTTGAAGCCAACAGCCCAGCAGCCTAGTTTTGATAGAAAATGATATAAAGGCTGTTATTTAGATGGTCTTAATTCTGAATAAATAGTCATTGAATATCAAAGCCCAAGTAATCTTATAATGGTTGCTTGGGCTTTGTTGATTTGAAAGATTAGGGTTTGGGTAGCTATATTAGCCGTTTATTGTATTTTTTCCCGTTTACCCCATATAGTGCTTAAGGCTTATACCCTAAAACACCGATGATATAATAAGAGAAGACTATGAATCAGCAAGCAGCAGAGCAAAACAGTGTTAACCAAGAAGCAGTTAATAAAGAAGTGGATAATAAAGAAGCGCGTGAACAGCAGGCACTTGAGTTACGCC
This genomic window from Psychrobacter urativorans contains:
- a CDS encoding YoaK family protein; protein product: MITRLPKWILWGGAVLAFSAGCVNTAALMGFTNLSVSHVTGNVSLFAAAVAHFDGRSILYIGASLLSFLVGAILSGFVIGQKSLTLGKRYGRALYVEAALLLISYFLYQEHDYLGQLAAAMACGLQNAMVATYSGAVIRTTHLTGLTSDMGAAIGNWLAGRPISKPTLGFQAIIWYCFFGGGAVGAFLYARVGYGALFVPITIVLLAAFFYNYASDQLPEKRQPRKKRRSSP
- a CDS encoding SLC13 family permease, with product MSEQKLDSHLPDDGNEYLFTDTFPKGTGKGLIVVVIAAIISVVIYNTLSFDINANKGLAMLFFIGVLWLTEAVHVTITALLVVVVGTLIGIPEFDAEIGLQSFANPTIYLFFGGFALAAALHVQKLDRKIALKILSMSGGKLSTAVFLIFGVTAFLSMWISNTATAAMMLPLALGILTHVDSEKDRGTFVFVLLGIAYSASLGGLGTIVGSPPNAIAAKALNIAFVDWMKFGVPMMLVLLPALLGAMYVYLKPNLNRTVTLNEEAPIEWTKPRVLTIMVFIITAFSWIFSKQIGAALDIKDTDAIVALSAAAAVVSLGLVSWKQVSDNTDWGVLMLFGGGIALSTILKVSGASLVLGQTVANALASAPLIIVMLAVSAFIIFLTEFASNTASAALLVPVFAAIAEQMGIPNEVLVLIIGIGASCAFMLPVATPPNAIVFGTGLIKQSEMIRVGVILNIIATVIVGLWAYFFLL
- a CDS encoding cupin domain-containing protein; this encodes MTALKLCLPDSITPEQFLSEYWQKKPLLIKQGLPQLIGMFEPDDILGLAIDEDATARLLTQAASKQNGQPQWQLKKSPLTEADFDTLPEQWSVLVQNLEQWSPELGQLWQALDFIPQWQRDDIMVSYAPKGGSVGKHYDDYDVFLAQGFGQRRWQLGKFCDEHTEFVADEPIRLFDDMGEIIFDEILEAGDVLYVPPKLSHFGVAQDDCLTFSFGCRRPNLMQIIDSLADVATNDSSLFVPMILPQGQQSSGELQADSIDAITAQLLALLQSERGADIMRQAVCEVVSKRQYDVLLPEETLNTDELIQALAEGATLQADYSNRLLYNQTPEGLTLYANGQLLDSLDDTATALLTRLANGEHLTLDDMEGIDPDEVMEWLENGWIWLNYPE
- a CDS encoding NF038104 family lipoprotein, translated to MKKLSIIILLASTFLLQACVHKLVTVPVKVAYKTTKGVVKGTVAVTKAIIPGGDEDEDDGKKNKK
- the purB gene encoding adenylosuccinate lyase is translated as MNLLTALSPIDGRYASKADSLRPYLSEFGLIKARVTVEIRWLQSLAENNAIGELAAFDNDTNAFLNAIVDNFSEADAQAIKDIEATTNHDVKAVEYFIKDKFRGQAALEDSLEFIHFACTSEDINNLSYALMLKDSREIVVAKMQEVTDSIVNLAITHADQPMLSRTHGQTASPTTLGKEMANVAYRLARQIKQMGQVELLGKVNGAVGNYNAHYASYPDVDWQGHAEIFINERLELTFNPYTTQIEPHDYIAELFDVVKRFNTILIDFNRDIWQYISLGFFKQRLKDGEVGSSTMPHKVNPIDFENSEGNLGVANAMLAHLGEKLPISRMQRDLSDSTVLRNIGVGLAQSMIAYDACLKGVGKLELNAQRLNDDLDNAQEVLAEPIQTVMRRYRVENPYEKLKALTRGNAMTREAMLTFVESDELSAVSDADKARLREMTPATYIGNAAEQSRSIKEWIAKLDK
- the mnmA gene encoding tRNA 2-thiouridine(34) synthase MnmA, producing the protein MLAMSDTSATPVTSAIQAPSSFRAHRALSLTDIKNPTTTRVIVGMSGGVDSSVSAVLLQQAGFIVEGLFMKNWEEDDGTEYCTAMDDLADAQAVCDKIGIKLHTANFAMEYWDRVFEHFLAEYKAGRTPNPDILCNKEIKFKAFLDYALTLGADYIATGHYTRRSVNYTNNNGVEVAQLLRGLDNNKDQSYFLHAVGGNKIAKTLFPVGELEKPVVRQIAEEHDLITANKKDSTGICFIGERRFKDFLQQYLPAQKGDIVTDDGFTIGKHDGLMYYTLGQRGGIGIGGVKDRPEEPWFVLAKDLDKNRLIVGQGHEHPMMLSNELHAYKLDWVDGLPPTDIFTPAGLRCMAKSRYRQPDQACTVFAANEDGSEVRVVFDEPQRAVTPGQSAVFYIDEICLGGGVIASIDAPCGF
- the ispF gene encoding 2-C-methyl-D-erythritol 2,4-cyclodiphosphate synthase, with amino-acid sequence MIKIGQGIDVHAFHNTGEQQQYVVLAGVPIEHTHSLLAHSDGDVVLHALADALLGALALGDIGQHFPDTDAAHAGLDSRILLRYVYGKVQAAGYRLGNADITIMCERPKIAPYNQAMRANIASDLQTDVSNISVKATTTEKLGFTGRQEGIMANAVVLLLANASGV
- the grxD gene encoding Grx4 family monothiol glutaredoxin produces the protein MTEQTQTPASDVEQLIRDQIRDNKVILYMKGTPQFPQCGFSARSIEVLTQIGRPFAFVNILENPEIRATLPKIANWPTFPQLWIDGELMGGSDIILQMYQSGELKPLVEANSPAA